The following proteins come from a genomic window of Lemur catta isolate mLemCat1 chromosome 4, mLemCat1.pri, whole genome shotgun sequence:
- the SDC1 gene encoding syndecan-1 yields MKRAALCLWLCALALRLQPALPQIVATNVPPEDQDGSGDDSDNFSGSGAGAFQDSTLSQQTPSTWKDMWLLTTTPMAPEPTGPEGTATFTSILLTGGGPEEGEAVVLAEAEPGLTAQEQEATLPPRETTQLSTTHRATTARATTAQAPATSHPHRDMQPGHHETSAPTGPGQADPHIPSVEDGGSFPTETAAEDGASNQLPAGEGSGEQDFTFETSGENTVGVAIEPDHRNQPPVDQGATGASQGLLDRKEVLGGVIAGGLVGLIFAVCLVGFVLYRMKKKDEGSYSLEEPKQANGGAYQKPTKQEEFYA; encoded by the exons CAAATTGTGGCCACAAATGTGCCCCCTGAAGATCAGGACGGTTCTGGGGATGACTCTGACAACTTTTCCGGCTCAGGCGCAG GTGCTTTTCAAGACAGCACCTTGTCACAGCAGACCCCCTCCACCTGGAAGGACATGTGGCTCCTGACAACCACGCCCATGGCTCCCGAGCCCACTGGCCCAGAGGGCACAGCCACCTTCACATCCATCCTGCTGACTGGAGGGGGGCCCGAGGAGGGAGAGGCTGTAGTCTTGGCAGAAGCGGAGCCTGGCCTCACCGCCCAGGAGCAGGAGGCCACCCTCCCACCCAGGGAGACCACGCAGCTCTCAACCACCCATCGGGCCACAACAGCCAGAGCCACCACCGCCCAGGCacctgccacctcccacccccacagggACATGCAGCCTGGCCACCATGAGACCTCAGCTCCCACAGGACCTGGCCAAGCCGACCCTCACATTCCCAGCGTAGAGGATGGAGGGTCCTTTCCCACCGAGACGGCTGCTGAGGATGGAGCCTCCAATCAGCTCCCGGCAGGAGAGGGCTCAGGGGAGCAG GACTTCACCTTTGAAACTTCCGGGGAGAACACAGTCGGGGTGGCCATCGAGCCTGACCACCGGAATCAGCCCCCAGTGGATCAGGGGGCCACAGGGGCCTCGCAGGGCCTCCTGGACAGGAAGGAGGTGCTGGGAG GGGTCATCGCCGGAGGCCTGGTGGGGCTCATCTTCGCCGTGTGCCTGGTGGGCTTTGTGCTGTACCGCATGAAGAAGAAGGACGAGGGCAGCTACTCCCTGGAGGAGCCGAAGCAAGCCAACGGCGGGGCCTACCAGAAGCCCACCAAGCAGGAGGAGTTCTACGCCTGA